In Pelmatolapia mariae isolate MD_Pm_ZW linkage group LG8, Pm_UMD_F_2, whole genome shotgun sequence, one genomic interval encodes:
- the kcnj12a gene encoding ATP-sensitive inward rectifier potassium channel 12, with amino-acid sequence MSVGRINRYSIVSSEEEGLRLTTMHGMNGFGNGKIHTRRKCRNRFVKKNGQCNVQFANMDDKSQRYMADIFTTCVDIRWRWMLVVFTLVFVVSWLAFGLAFWVIALLHGDLDNPAGDDNFTPCVLQVNGFVAAFLFSIETQSTIGYGYRCVTEECPVAVFMVVFQSIVGCIIDCFMIGAIMAKMARPKKRAQTLLFSHNAVIAMRDGKLCLMWRVGNLRKSHIVEAHVRAQLIKPRITDEGEYIPLDQIDINVGFDKGLDRIFLVSPITILHEIDEESPLFGISKQDLETADFEIVVILEGMVEATAMTTQARSSYLASEILWGHRFEPVLFEEKNLYKVDYSHFHKTYEVPSTPRCSAKDMVENKYLVPSSNSFCYENELAFLNRDDEEEDVGGGSRALANLSPDRNSRPEFERIQTTRVLDQRSYRRESEI; translated from the coding sequence ATGAGCGTGGGAAGAATCAACCGCTACAGCATTGTGTCATCTGAAGAAGAGGGTCTGCGCCTCACTACCATGCATGGTATGAATGGATTTGGCAATGGCAAGATCCACACACGCCGCAAGTGCCGCAACCGCTTTGTGAAAAAGAATGGCCAGTGTAATGTGCAGTTTGCCAATATGGACGACAAGTCGCAGCGCTACATGGCCGACATCTTTACAACGTGTGTTGACATCCGCTGGCGATGGATGCTCGTAGTCTTTACTCTTGTGTTTGTTGTCTCTTGGCTGGCCTTTGGCTTAGCTTTTTGGGTTATAGCTTTGCTGCATGGAGATCTGGACAACCCAGCTGGAGATGACAACTTCACTCCATGCGTTCTACAGGTCAATGGATTTGTGGCAGCCTTTCTATTCTCCATTGAAACGCAGTCTACCATAGGTTATGGCTACCGCTGTGTGACTGAAGAGTGCCCAGTAGCTGTCTTTATGGTGGTCTTTCAGTCTATAGTTGGCTGCATCATTGACTGCTTCATGATTGGCGCCATCATGGCCAAGATGGCAAGGCCTAAGAAGCGAGCACAAACACTCTTGTTTAGCCACAATGCCGTCATTGCCATGCGGGATGGAAAGCTGTGTCTAATGTGGAGGGTAGGGAATCTGCGCAAGAGCCACATTGTTGAGGCCCACGTCAGAGCACAGCTCATCAAACCTCGGATAACTGACGAGGGGGAATACATCCCTCTAGACCAGATAGACATTAATGTGGGCTTTGACAAAGGCCTGGATAGGATTTTCTTGGTTTCACCTATCACTATTCTACATGAGATAGATGAGGAGAGCCCTCTTTTTGGGATCAGCAAACAGGACTTGGAGACCGCAGACTTTGAGATTGTTGTCATCTTGGAGGGAATGGTTGAAGCAACCGCCATGACCACCCAGGCTCGCAGCTCCTACTTGGCCTCAGAGATTCTTTGGGGACACCGGTTTGAGCCTGTGTTGTTTGAGGAGAAGAACCTGTACAAGGTGGATTACTCTCACTTTCACAAAACTTATGAGGTGCCGTCCACCCCCCGCTGCAGTGCCAAGGACATGGTGGAAAACAAGTACCTAGTCCCCAGCTCTAATTCTTTCTGCTATGAAAACGAGCTGGCCTTCCTTAATCGCGATGATGAGGAAGAGGATGTAGGTGgtggaagcagagcactggCGAACCTCAGTCCAGATCGAAATAGCCGACCTGAATTTGAACGCATACAGACCACCAGGGTCCTGGATCAAAGGTCATATCGTAGAGAATCGGAAATATGA